Proteins encoded within one genomic window of Oncorhynchus nerka isolate Pitt River linkage group LG9b, Oner_Uvic_2.0, whole genome shotgun sequence:
- the tmem71 gene encoding transmembrane protein 71 isoform X1 translates to MCYYCFVLTVFLCVFQIETGPFDREHSSRDTAVCVQADMALPFNGVVTSSPIKRKREKTLANESCQSLGLSLLSSPDSLYECYSVNPVTGSPSSCRRSPRLLNNGYYVLTEDSYTWDDEGNVSLTPSKIKLSYKENLVRIFRRRRKARRSLASLFSDMTETCQSWLDEKVFGGVRHPPLAESSWMEHSTTDLDTSCSFTYDDSEIISMPTKLAHEPMVQEEIITETCVHQEHFGQPLGGLLDVPPPSAFLSNSCCPPKPQPADFPMAKALFIILMVFIFSAVFSRCLLWGLTMAFTTCILIMIYLFVSQSGPMGKWRKAKTEDITSKNE, encoded by the exons ATGTGTTATTACTGCTTTGTCTTGACTGTTTTCTTATGTGTTTTCCAGATTGAGACAGGACCTTTTGACCGTGAACACTCCTCCCGGGACACCGCTGTGTGTGTACAGGCAGATATGGCCCTGCCTTTCAATGGGGTTGTTACAA GTTCAcctataaagagaaagagagaaaaaacatTGGCTAACGAGTCATGTCAAAG CCTGGGCCTGTCCCTCCTGTCATCTCCAGATTCATTATATGAGTGTTACTCTGTGAACCCCGTGACGGGCTCCCCCAGCTCCTGCCGCCGGAGCCCCCGCCTCCTCAACAACGGCTACTACGTTCTGACTGAGGACAGCTACACCTGGGATGACGAGGGCAatgtctctctcaccccctccaaaATCAAACTGTCCTACAAAGAGAATCTAGTCAG AATCTTCAGACGCAGGCGGAAGGCCCGCCGGTCTCTAGCTAGTCTGTTTAGTGACATGACTGAGACGTGTCAGTCATGGCTGGATGAGAAAGTGTTCGGAGGGGTGCGTCACCCACCTCTTGCAGAGTCCTCCTGGATGGAGCATAGCACCACCGATTTGGACACCAGCTGCAGCTTCACTTATG ATGACAGTGAGATCATTTCCATGCCCACGAAGTTGGCTCACGAGCCCATGGTGCAGGAGGAGATCATCACGGAGACCTGCGTCCACCAGGAGCATTTCGGCCAACCCCTGGGTGGCCTTCTGGATGTCCCACCCCCCTCAGCCTTCCTCTCCAATAGCTGCTGTCCCCCTAAACCCCAGCCAGCAG ATTTTCCCATGGCGAAAGCTCTCTTCATCATTCTCATGGTCTTTATCTTCTCTGCCGTATTTTCAAG GTGTCTGTTGTGGGGACTGACAATGGCATTCACCACATGTATATTGATAATGATATATCTAT TTGTCTCACAATCTGGGCCCATGGGCAAGTGGAGAAAAGCGAAGACCGAG GATATTACATCAAAGAATGAGTAG
- the LOC115114064 gene encoding zinc finger protein 112-like, producing the protein MANSVAFHTQLASIMEVLANAAVAEICELVDNGYAVLHVEISRGQKENETLRRKLRLMEMKVSSASTPREGMGSSVLPHSRSRAHLCMESKRTSNSEVRCRGAIDSKLVTSMFRHKEASGDTGQTTTPRKTAGLEEINPKSPTIKEEMWEESWENHDQWGRLSSGALNHSADGGERQSNVETEAAQPISKEENASSCLWVSGETDNNLLPGSNNLSVNKRSLNPGLENGDGILKSVGFDCMMFEPHRQLGTLRAQGSGADLPECSYSHVDVVPTQSESENGFPYEMSKVIPSITEHKKPVAYQDGRQRAPLPSEPHRTVGKGMETGSNGLVSHDSHNNDGSNNGDVSAGKLLICSFCGKTLACLKNLKTHLRVHTGEKPFSCAQCGKRFSDSSNLKRHQSVHTGERRYGCSHCGKRFAQSGSLKVHMSVHTGCKQFRCMHCGKTFISANHLNRHISVHDG; encoded by the exons ATGGCAAATTCCGTTGCTTTTCACACTCAGCTAGCCTCCATCATGGAGGTTTTGGCTAATGCGGCCGTGGCTGAAATCTGCGAGCTTGTTGACAATGGCTATGCCGTGCTGCATGTGGAGATATCTCGAGGCCAGAAGGAGAATGAAACTTTGAGGAGAAAACTACGGCTGATGGAGATGAAAGTGTCTAGTGCGAGTACTCcgagagagggaatgggaagcTCCGTCCTTCCGCACAGTCGCTCTCGAGCTCACCTTTGCATGGAATCGAAAAGGACATCAAACA GCGAGGTACGATGTCGGGGAGCAATTGATTCCAAGTTGGTAACCAGCATGTTTAGGCACAAAGAGGCCTCAGGTGACACTGGACAAACGACAACACCGAGAAAG ACTGCAGGGTTGGAAGAGATAAACCCCAAATCACCTACCATCAAAGAGGAGATGTGGGAAGAATCCTGGGAGAATCATGACCAATGGGGGAGACTGAGTAGTG GAGCTTTAAATCACAGTGCTGATGGAGGAGAAAGGCAATCCAATGTCGAGACAGAGGCTGCTCAACCAATCAGCAAAGAGGAGAACGCCAGCTCTTGTTTATGGGTGAGTGGTGAAACGGACAACAACCTCCTGCCAGGATCAAATAACCTGAGTGTGAACAAAAGATCTCTAAACCCAGGACTGGAAAATGGTGATGGAATACTTAAAAGTGTGGGCTTTGATTGTATGATGTTTGAGCCCCACAGACAACTTGGGACCCTTCGCGCACAGGGTTCTGGGGCTGATCTTCCTGAGTGCTCTTACTCTCATGTGGATGTTGTACCCACTCAATCGGAGTCAGAGAATGGATTCCCCTATGAAATGAGCAAAGTGATTCCCTCCATAACTGAGCACAAAAAACCTGTCGCTTACCAGGACGGTAGACAGAGGGCGCCGTTGCCCTCAGAGCCTCACAGGACTGTAGGAAAAGGCATGGAAACAGGATCCAATGGTTTGGTCTCCCATGACAGTCATAACAATGATGGGAGCAACAATGGCGACGTCTCAGCAGGTAAGCTGTTAATTTGTAGTTTCTGCGGTAAGACTTTGGCTTGTCTGAAGAATCTCAAGACACACCTGAGGGTTCATACTGGGGAGAAGCCGTTCAGCTGTGCGCAGTGCGGGAAGCGCTTCTCCGACTCCAGCAACCTCAAGCGACACCAGAGCGTTCACACGGGGGAGAGACGCTACGGCTGCAGCCACTGCGGCAAGCGCTTCGCACAGTCGGGCTCACTCAAAGTGCACATGAGCGTACACACGGGATGTAAGCAGTTCAGATGTATGCACTGTGGGAAGACTTTCATATCGGCCAATCACCTCAATAGACACATCAGTGTTCACGATGGATAA
- the tmem71 gene encoding transmembrane protein 71 isoform X3, producing MIPSTTLPLKIETGPFDREHSSRDTAVCVQADMALPFNGVVTSSPIKRKREKTLANESCQSLGLSLLSSPDSLYECYSVNPVTGSPSSCRRSPRLLNNGYYVLTEDSYTWDDEGNVSLTPSKIKLSYKENLVRIFRRRRKARRSLASLFSDMTETCQSWLDEKVFGGVRHPPLAESSWMEHSTTDLDTSCSFTYDDSEIISMPTKLAHEPMVQEEIITETCVHQEHFGQPLGGLLDVPPPSAFLSNSCCPPKPQPADFPMAKALFIILMVFIFSAVFSRCLLWGLTMAFTTCILIMIYLFVSQSGPMGKWRKAKTEDITSKNE from the exons atgattccaagcaccaccctcccttTGAAg ATTGAGACAGGACCTTTTGACCGTGAACACTCCTCCCGGGACACCGCTGTGTGTGTACAGGCAGATATGGCCCTGCCTTTCAATGGGGTTGTTACAA GTTCAcctataaagagaaagagagaaaaaacatTGGCTAACGAGTCATGTCAAAG CCTGGGCCTGTCCCTCCTGTCATCTCCAGATTCATTATATGAGTGTTACTCTGTGAACCCCGTGACGGGCTCCCCCAGCTCCTGCCGCCGGAGCCCCCGCCTCCTCAACAACGGCTACTACGTTCTGACTGAGGACAGCTACACCTGGGATGACGAGGGCAatgtctctctcaccccctccaaaATCAAACTGTCCTACAAAGAGAATCTAGTCAG AATCTTCAGACGCAGGCGGAAGGCCCGCCGGTCTCTAGCTAGTCTGTTTAGTGACATGACTGAGACGTGTCAGTCATGGCTGGATGAGAAAGTGTTCGGAGGGGTGCGTCACCCACCTCTTGCAGAGTCCTCCTGGATGGAGCATAGCACCACCGATTTGGACACCAGCTGCAGCTTCACTTATG ATGACAGTGAGATCATTTCCATGCCCACGAAGTTGGCTCACGAGCCCATGGTGCAGGAGGAGATCATCACGGAGACCTGCGTCCACCAGGAGCATTTCGGCCAACCCCTGGGTGGCCTTCTGGATGTCCCACCCCCCTCAGCCTTCCTCTCCAATAGCTGCTGTCCCCCTAAACCCCAGCCAGCAG ATTTTCCCATGGCGAAAGCTCTCTTCATCATTCTCATGGTCTTTATCTTCTCTGCCGTATTTTCAAG GTGTCTGTTGTGGGGACTGACAATGGCATTCACCACATGTATATTGATAATGATATATCTAT TTGTCTCACAATCTGGGCCCATGGGCAAGTGGAGAAAAGCGAAGACCGAG GATATTACATCAAAGAATGAGTAG
- the tmem71 gene encoding transmembrane protein 71 isoform X2, with product MALPFNGVVTSSPIKRKREKTLANESCQSLGLSLLSSPDSLYECYSVNPVTGSPSSCRRSPRLLNNGYYVLTEDSYTWDDEGNVSLTPSKIKLSYKENLVRIFRRRRKARRSLASLFSDMTETCQSWLDEKVFGGVRHPPLAESSWMEHSTTDLDTSCSFTYDDSEIISMPTKLAHEPMVQEEIITETCVHQEHFGQPLGGLLDVPPPSAFLSNSCCPPKPQPADFPMAKALFIILMVFIFSAVFSRCLLWGLTMAFTTCILIMIYLFVSQSGPMGKWRKAKTEDITSKNE from the exons ATGGCCCTGCCTTTCAATGGGGTTGTTACAA GTTCAcctataaagagaaagagagaaaaaacatTGGCTAACGAGTCATGTCAAAG CCTGGGCCTGTCCCTCCTGTCATCTCCAGATTCATTATATGAGTGTTACTCTGTGAACCCCGTGACGGGCTCCCCCAGCTCCTGCCGCCGGAGCCCCCGCCTCCTCAACAACGGCTACTACGTTCTGACTGAGGACAGCTACACCTGGGATGACGAGGGCAatgtctctctcaccccctccaaaATCAAACTGTCCTACAAAGAGAATCTAGTCAG AATCTTCAGACGCAGGCGGAAGGCCCGCCGGTCTCTAGCTAGTCTGTTTAGTGACATGACTGAGACGTGTCAGTCATGGCTGGATGAGAAAGTGTTCGGAGGGGTGCGTCACCCACCTCTTGCAGAGTCCTCCTGGATGGAGCATAGCACCACCGATTTGGACACCAGCTGCAGCTTCACTTATG ATGACAGTGAGATCATTTCCATGCCCACGAAGTTGGCTCACGAGCCCATGGTGCAGGAGGAGATCATCACGGAGACCTGCGTCCACCAGGAGCATTTCGGCCAACCCCTGGGTGGCCTTCTGGATGTCCCACCCCCCTCAGCCTTCCTCTCCAATAGCTGCTGTCCCCCTAAACCCCAGCCAGCAG ATTTTCCCATGGCGAAAGCTCTCTTCATCATTCTCATGGTCTTTATCTTCTCTGCCGTATTTTCAAG GTGTCTGTTGTGGGGACTGACAATGGCATTCACCACATGTATATTGATAATGATATATCTAT TTGTCTCACAATCTGGGCCCATGGGCAAGTGGAGAAAAGCGAAGACCGAG GATATTACATCAAAGAATGAGTAG